A region of Streptomyces sp. NBC_01788 DNA encodes the following proteins:
- a CDS encoding cyclic nucleotide-binding domain-containing protein, whose protein sequence is MTKAIKLLTALPQKQRERLMEVAREVSFPEDTRIFEAGGTADRFWVIRSGAVHLSQQVTPTRRVTVASLGAGDLLGWSWLFPPYQWDFGASAFSQVRAYEFDASAVLALSVEDPLLGLSLVRTVAEVLAHRLELTRGKLLEQYTIPRRTH, encoded by the coding sequence ATGACCAAAGCGATAAAACTGCTGACCGCCCTCCCCCAGAAACAACGCGAGCGCCTGATGGAGGTCGCGCGTGAAGTCTCCTTCCCCGAGGACACGAGGATCTTCGAGGCGGGAGGCACGGCCGACCGCTTCTGGGTCATCCGCTCCGGCGCCGTGCACCTGTCCCAGCAGGTGACGCCCACCCGCCGGGTGACGGTGGCGTCCCTCGGCGCGGGCGACCTGCTCGGCTGGTCCTGGCTGTTCCCGCCGTACCAGTGGGACTTCGGGGCGTCGGCGTTCAGCCAGGTCCGCGCCTACGAGTTCGACGCCTCGGCGGTCCTCGCGCTGTCCGTGGAGGATCCGCTGCTCGGGCTGTCGCTGGTGCGGACCGTCGCCGAGGTCCTCGCCCACCGGCTGGAGCTGACCCGGGGCAAGCTCCTGGAGCAGTACACCATCCCCCGGCGCACCCACTGA
- a CDS encoding MFS transporter, producing the protein MDTSESTGSSTAPQSDAPDPSRAVRRGWRRWAMDTRPLRRPAFRRLWSSTIVTAVGSQLTAVAVPKQIYDITGSSAWVGYASLAGLVPMVVFALWGGAVADTVDRRKLLLITNCGIAVTSVLFWLQAAARLDSVVVLMVLLAVQQAFFGLNSPARNASIARLVPAGELPAANALGSTVMQTGLVVGPLLAGALIPVIGLPELYLIDAVALCVTVWAVWRLPALPPLAGTAVRRAGLREIADGFRYISGHKVLLLSFLADIIAMVFGMPRALFPQLAAETYASYGQGHALGLLFAAIPVGAVVGGLFSGAFSRARRHGWMVIGAVTAWGAAVTGFGLSRSLWFAVVFLAAAGVADMVSMVFRGAILLSAATDEMRGRMQGVFTVVVAGGPRLADVLHGTAGSAFGPRVAVAGGGLLVVALMLGLAAAVPALRRYRI; encoded by the coding sequence GTGGACACCAGCGAGAGCACCGGCAGCAGCACCGCACCGCAGAGCGACGCTCCCGACCCGTCCAGAGCCGTCCGGCGCGGCTGGCGCCGCTGGGCCATGGACACGCGGCCGCTGCGCCGCCCCGCCTTCCGCCGGCTGTGGTCCTCGACCATCGTGACCGCGGTCGGCAGCCAGCTCACCGCCGTCGCCGTGCCCAAGCAGATCTACGACATCACCGGCTCCTCGGCCTGGGTCGGCTACGCCAGCCTCGCGGGCCTGGTCCCGATGGTCGTGTTCGCGCTGTGGGGCGGCGCGGTGGCCGACACGGTGGACCGCCGCAAGCTGCTGCTGATCACCAACTGCGGTATCGCCGTCACCTCGGTGCTGTTCTGGTTGCAGGCCGCGGCCCGGCTCGACTCGGTCGTGGTGCTGATGGTGCTGCTCGCCGTGCAGCAGGCCTTCTTCGGGCTGAACTCCCCGGCCCGCAACGCCTCCATAGCCCGGCTGGTCCCGGCCGGGGAACTGCCCGCCGCCAACGCCCTCGGGTCGACCGTCATGCAGACCGGCCTGGTGGTGGGCCCGCTGCTGGCCGGCGCGCTCATCCCCGTCATCGGGCTGCCCGAGCTGTACCTGATCGACGCCGTGGCGCTGTGCGTCACCGTGTGGGCGGTGTGGCGCCTGCCCGCGCTGCCGCCCCTGGCCGGAACCGCCGTGCGCCGCGCGGGGCTGCGGGAGATAGCCGACGGCTTCCGCTACATCTCCGGGCACAAGGTGCTGCTGCTGTCGTTCCTCGCCGACATCATCGCCATGGTCTTCGGCATGCCCCGCGCGCTGTTCCCGCAGCTCGCCGCCGAGACGTACGCCTCCTACGGGCAAGGGCACGCGCTCGGCCTGCTGTTCGCGGCCATCCCGGTGGGCGCCGTGGTCGGCGGGCTGTTCTCCGGCGCCTTCTCCCGGGCGCGCCGGCACGGCTGGATGGTGATCGGCGCGGTCACCGCCTGGGGAGCGGCCGTCACCGGGTTCGGTCTGAGCCGCAGCCTGTGGTTCGCGGTGGTGTTCCTGGCGGCCGCCGGAGTCGCCGACATGGTCTCCATGGTGTTCCGGGGCGCCATCCTGCTGTCCGCCGCCACCGACGAGATGCGCGGCCGTATGCAGGGCGTGTTCACGGTCGTCGTCGCGGGCGGTCCGCGCCTGGCGGACGTCCTGCACGGCACGGCCGGCTCGGCCTTCGGCCCGCGCGTGGCGGTGGCCGGCGGCGGCCTGCTGGTGGTCGCCCTGATGCTGGGCCTGGCGGCGGCCGTCCCCGCGCTGCGCCGCTACCGGATCTGA
- a CDS encoding RNA polymerase sigma factor SigF: MLIDISTSRPDTPANQSAPARRPHDDAPDTAALFQRLAAAGDGPEREAVRDELVSAWLPMAHRIAGRFRDRGESLEDLRQVAALGLVKAIDRFDPDRGAFESYAVPTITGEVKRHFRDRMWALRVPRRVQELRNKVRVARRELTQNPGSPEPSVAAIAAHAGLTEEEVNAGMEAIDSFSTLSLDAELSAGGGDGYSLADSLGASDSSYDTVVDRESAKEGLRRLPERERAILYMRFFEDMTQSRIADRLGISQMHVSRLISRSCARVRDEVLAERANRPGDGRPRPTTDPTP; encoded by the coding sequence ATGCTCATCGACATATCGACAAGCCGCCCCGACACTCCCGCAAACCAGTCGGCGCCCGCCCGTCGGCCGCACGACGACGCCCCCGACACCGCCGCCCTCTTCCAGCGCCTTGCCGCCGCCGGGGACGGCCCCGAACGGGAAGCCGTCCGCGACGAACTCGTCAGCGCCTGGCTGCCCATGGCCCACCGCATCGCCGGCCGCTTCCGCGACCGCGGCGAGTCCCTGGAGGACCTGCGGCAGGTGGCGGCACTCGGGCTGGTCAAGGCCATCGACCGGTTCGACCCGGACCGCGGCGCCTTCGAGAGCTACGCCGTGCCCACCATCACCGGCGAGGTCAAGCGGCACTTCCGGGACCGGATGTGGGCCCTTCGCGTGCCCCGCCGCGTCCAGGAACTGCGCAACAAGGTCCGGGTGGCGCGCCGTGAACTCACCCAGAACCCGGGCAGCCCCGAACCCTCGGTCGCGGCGATCGCCGCACACGCCGGACTGACGGAGGAGGAGGTCAACGCGGGGATGGAGGCGATCGACAGCTTCAGCACCCTGTCCCTGGACGCCGAACTCTCGGCCGGCGGCGGCGACGGCTACAGCCTCGCCGACAGCCTCGGCGCGTCGGACTCCTCCTACGACACCGTCGTCGACCGCGAGTCGGCCAAGGAGGGCCTGCGCCGGCTCCCCGAACGGGAGCGCGCCATCCTCTACATGCGCTTCTTTGAGGACATGACACAGAGCAGGATCGCCGACCGGCTCGGCATCTCCCAGATGCACGTCTCCCGCCTCATCAGCCGCAGCTGCGCGCGTGTGCGCGACGAGGTGCTGGCGGAGCGGGCGAACCGCCCCGGCGACGGACGACCGCGGCCGACGACCGATCCCACCCCGTGA
- a CDS encoding cytochrome d ubiquinol oxidase subunit II yields the protein MLANAALAVMWLGLTCYALFGGADFGAGVWDLLAGGAERGRARRALIEHSIGPVWEANHVWLIFVVVLLWSAFSPVFAAVMSTLYIPLTLAALGIIARGAAFAFRKASTELWQQRLFGACFALSSLLTPFFLGTVAGGVASGRVPPGLAAGDVITGWLNPTSVLGGVLAVVACAHLAAVYLCADADREGRPELAAAFARDAVLSGLAAGVVALAGIAVLHADAPALFHGLTHRALPLVIVSAVAGLAGLGLLSRRRFVAARGAAALAVAAILWAWGAAQYPAMLVGTTTVAQAAANSSVLTAVLVSLGVGAVLLVPSLWLLYATFQRGPAGPRSGERRMSGG from the coding sequence GTGCTCGCGAACGCGGCGCTCGCCGTGATGTGGCTGGGCCTGACCTGCTACGCCCTGTTCGGCGGGGCGGACTTCGGCGCCGGGGTGTGGGACCTGCTGGCCGGCGGTGCCGAGCGGGGGCGGGCCCGGCGCGCGCTGATCGAGCACAGCATCGGGCCGGTGTGGGAGGCCAACCATGTGTGGCTGATCTTCGTGGTGGTGCTGCTGTGGTCGGCATTCTCCCCGGTGTTCGCCGCCGTGATGTCCACGCTGTACATCCCGCTGACCCTGGCGGCGCTCGGCATCATCGCGCGGGGCGCCGCCTTCGCCTTCCGCAAGGCCAGTACCGAGCTGTGGCAGCAGCGGCTGTTCGGGGCGTGCTTCGCGCTGTCCTCGCTGCTCACGCCCTTCTTCCTCGGCACGGTCGCCGGTGGTGTGGCCTCCGGGCGCGTGCCGCCGGGGCTCGCGGCGGGCGATGTGATCACCGGCTGGCTCAATCCGACGTCGGTGCTGGGCGGGGTGCTGGCGGTGGTGGCCTGTGCGCACCTGGCCGCGGTGTACCTGTGCGCCGACGCGGACCGCGAGGGCCGGCCGGAGCTGGCGGCGGCCTTCGCCCGCGACGCCGTACTCAGCGGGCTGGCCGCCGGAGTCGTGGCCCTCGCGGGGATCGCGGTGCTGCACGCGGACGCCCCGGCACTGTTCCACGGGCTGACCCACCGGGCGCTGCCGCTGGTGATCGTCAGCGCGGTGGCCGGGCTCGCCGGTCTCGGCCTGCTGTCCCGGCGGCGTTTCGTGGCCGCCCGCGGGGCCGCCGCCCTGGCGGTCGCGGCGATCCTGTGGGCGTGGGGCGCGGCCCAGTACCCGGCCATGCTGGTCGGCACCACCACCGTCGCGCAGGCCGCGGCGAACTCCTCCGTGCTGACGGCGGTCCTGGTGTCGCTGGGCGTCGGCGCGGTGCTCCTGGTCCCCTCGCTGTGGCTGCTGTACGCCACCTTCCAGCGCGGGCCGGCGGGCCCTCGTAGCGGTGAGCGGAGGATGAGCGGAGGGTGA
- a CDS encoding TetR/AcrR family transcriptional regulator has protein sequence MPKPVVPEEKRRRRRPTRSGTVLSETLIVDTALRLLREHGSVGLTARRLGLALDCDPSTLYRYFRGMDDLTLAIGDALIGRALAGWEPTGRWRADLREVGLRIHSAYTAHPQAAVVTANRVSGRTHELAADEAVLGVLRGAGFPLPDTVRIYHAFVDQTLAFAALDAASLALPSAALRADEEMWHSTYARLPATTHPRIAEAAPLLATRMVTSAYPTALDMLLDSAAARLERVRAGGPDPEGPGTRPLLRH, from the coding sequence ATGCCGAAACCGGTGGTCCCCGAGGAGAAGCGACGGCGCCGCCGCCCCACCCGGAGCGGCACCGTGCTGTCCGAGACACTGATCGTCGACACCGCGCTGCGGCTGCTGCGGGAGCACGGCAGTGTGGGGCTGACCGCCCGCCGCCTCGGCCTGGCGCTCGACTGCGACCCGAGCACCCTCTACCGCTACTTCCGCGGCATGGACGACCTCACCCTCGCGATCGGGGACGCCCTCATCGGCCGGGCGCTGGCCGGCTGGGAACCCACCGGGCGATGGCGGGCCGACCTGCGCGAAGTGGGCCTGCGCATCCACTCCGCGTACACCGCGCATCCGCAGGCCGCGGTGGTCACCGCCAACCGCGTCTCCGGCCGGACCCACGAGCTGGCCGCCGACGAGGCCGTCCTGGGCGTGCTGCGCGGTGCCGGTTTCCCGCTGCCCGACACGGTGCGGATCTACCACGCCTTCGTCGACCAGACCCTCGCCTTCGCCGCGCTCGACGCCGCCTCCCTGGCCCTGCCGAGCGCCGCCCTGCGCGCCGACGAGGAGATGTGGCACTCGACCTACGCCCGGCTGCCCGCCACCACGCATCCGCGCATCGCCGAGGCGGCGCCCCTGCTCGCCACCCGCATGGTCACCAGCGCCTACCCGACCGCCCTCGACATGCTCCTCGACAGCGCGGCCGCCCGGCTGGAGCGCGTGCGCGCAGGCGGTCCGGATCCGGAGGGTCCGGGGACCCGGCCGCTGCTGCGACACTGA
- a CDS encoding 3-deoxy-D-manno-octulosonic acid transferase, which produces MTDVVHSDELLRRIQRARACAVQEERRWRDRRDTLGATDPDAAREAAVRVLTYEAVLRVLDEILVPGRHPDRS; this is translated from the coding sequence ATGACGGATGTGGTGCACTCGGACGAACTGCTGCGGCGGATCCAGCGCGCCAGGGCGTGCGCGGTACAGGAGGAGCGCCGATGGCGGGACCGCCGCGACACCCTCGGGGCGACGGATCCGGACGCCGCGCGCGAGGCGGCCGTACGCGTCCTGACCTACGAGGCCGTCCTGCGGGTGCTGGACGAGATCCTGGTCCCGGGCCGGCATCCCGACCGGAGCTGA
- a CDS encoding cytochrome ubiquinol oxidase subunit I, giving the protein MRALLSGPAVLAVDTVRRATEGDLAAARAQMGFSLAWHIVVACLGVGLPVLTLLAEWYGIRTGNPAHRLLARRWARAMGVLFAVGAVSGTILSFEMGLLWPGLMGRFGQVIGLPFALEGIAFFLEAIFLGIYLYAWDRLSPRRHLLTGIPIVVAGTASAFFVVCANAWMNQPRGFTLRDGKVVHVDPWAAMLNPASPPQTVHMILAAFMVASFLAAAVYAVALLRGRRDAYHRAGFFIPFTLGVIVAPFQIVVGDWAARFLSRYQPTKLAAIEGVYRTGSHVPLTIGGIAGDNRLKYGLEVPDGLSLLVGYRPGTVVRGLDRVPVALRPPVTGVHWAFDLMVAIGFFLLLMGVWLLWQWWHRRRTGGDELSMPRVFLALAAVAGPAAVVALECGWTVTELGRQPWIVWGVMSVRDAVNPAPGLMTGLWLVLVVYAAMTTATVYVLRRLARRTPVPQAPQEADVTGYPVV; this is encoded by the coding sequence ATGCGTGCTCTGCTCTCCGGTCCGGCGGTACTCGCCGTGGACACGGTGCGCCGGGCGACGGAGGGAGACCTCGCGGCGGCGCGGGCGCAGATGGGGTTCTCCCTCGCCTGGCACATCGTCGTGGCCTGTCTCGGGGTCGGGCTGCCGGTGCTGACCCTGCTCGCGGAGTGGTACGGCATCCGCACCGGGAATCCGGCACACCGGCTGCTCGCCCGCCGGTGGGCGCGCGCCATGGGCGTGCTGTTCGCGGTGGGCGCCGTCTCCGGGACCATCCTCAGCTTCGAGATGGGGCTGCTGTGGCCGGGGCTGATGGGCAGGTTCGGTCAGGTGATCGGGCTCCCGTTCGCCCTGGAGGGCATCGCCTTCTTCCTGGAGGCGATCTTCCTCGGGATCTACCTCTACGCCTGGGACCGGCTGTCGCCCCGCCGCCATCTGCTGACCGGCATCCCCATCGTCGTCGCGGGCACCGCGTCGGCGTTCTTCGTGGTGTGCGCCAACGCGTGGATGAACCAGCCACGCGGCTTCACCCTGCGCGACGGCAAGGTGGTGCACGTCGACCCGTGGGCGGCGATGCTCAACCCGGCCAGTCCCCCGCAGACCGTGCACATGATCCTCGCGGCCTTCATGGTGGCCTCGTTCCTGGCCGCCGCCGTGTACGCGGTGGCCCTGCTGCGCGGGCGCCGGGACGCCTACCACCGGGCCGGCTTCTTCATCCCGTTCACGCTCGGCGTGATCGTGGCCCCGTTCCAGATCGTCGTGGGCGACTGGGCGGCGCGCTTCCTGTCCCGCTACCAGCCGACCAAGCTCGCCGCGATCGAGGGCGTGTACCGCACCGGCTCCCACGTCCCGCTGACCATCGGCGGCATCGCGGGCGACAACCGGCTGAAGTACGGCCTGGAGGTCCCCGACGGGCTGTCCCTGCTGGTCGGCTACCGCCCCGGCACCGTCGTCCGGGGCCTGGACCGCGTACCGGTCGCCCTGCGTCCGCCGGTCACCGGTGTGCACTGGGCCTTCGACCTGATGGTCGCCATCGGCTTCTTCCTGCTGCTCATGGGCGTGTGGCTGCTGTGGCAGTGGTGGCACCGCCGCCGCACCGGCGGCGATGAGCTGAGCATGCCCCGCGTGTTCCTGGCGCTCGCCGCCGTCGCCGGCCCGGCCGCCGTGGTGGCGCTGGAGTGCGGCTGGACCGTGACCGAACTGGGCCGCCAGCCGTGGATCGTGTGGGGCGTGATGAGTGTGCGGGACGCCGTCAACCCCGCCCCCGGACTGATGACCGGCCTGTGGCTGGTGCTGGTGGTGTACGCAGCCATGACCACGGCCACCGTGTACGTCCTGCGCCGCCTGGCCCGGCGCACCCCGGTGCCGCAGGCACCGCAGGAGGCGGACGTCACCGGCTACCCCGTCGTGTGA